Proteins from a single region of Anastrepha ludens isolate Willacy chromosome 5, idAnaLude1.1, whole genome shotgun sequence:
- the LOC128864316 gene encoding probable 39S ribosomal protein L24, mitochondrial produces the protein MRLTQFLCSKLKNFSNFPKEYIERSKKQVHWKTPSGVPNYLPRTVERKRFRYTTNRPWTGQFRQQNMPGTIRKKVFLNPVEEWSFFRGDRIEVLVGKDKGKQGIVSQVIPERNWVIVEGLNWHYRTVGGEEGFPGVLIKSEAPLDVTKDIRLVDPSDLQGTDFEWRYTEEGEQVRVSVRTGRIIPIPETNNQTHDYKTANAYIEREKDTPGTVVGEITFQPKLATFEMDIMEEMGIEEERTPKKTYWY, from the exons atgaggctaacacaatttttgtgcagtaaattaaaaaacttttcaaacttTCCAAAGGAATATATTGAAAGAAGTAAAAAACAG GTCCATTGGAAAACACCTTCTGGTGTGCCCAACTATCTGCCGCGCACAGTAGAACGCAAACGTTTTCGGTACACTACAAATCGACCATGGACTGGTCAGTTCCGGCAACAAAATATGCCCGGAACTATTCGCAAAAAAGTCTTTCTTAACCCAGTGG AGGAGTGGAGTTTCTTTCGTGGTGATCGCATTGAAGTGCTGGTGGGCAAAGATAAAGGCAAGCAAGGTATTGTCTCACAGGTTATACCCGAACGCAACTGGGTGATAGTGGAAGGCTTAAATTGGCATTATCGTACAGTTGGGGGTGAAGAGGGATTTCCAGGAGTACTGATCAAATCGGAGGCACCATTGGAT GTTACAAAAGATATCCGTTTGGTAGATCCTTCTGACTTACAAGGCACAGATTTCGAATGGAGGTACACTGAAGAAGGTGAACAAGTGCGAGTATCTGTGCGCACCGGGCGAATTATACCCATACCAGAGACGAACAATCAAACACATGATTATAAAACAGCAAATGCGTATATCGAACGTGAAAAGGATACTCCCG GCACCGTGGTGGGGGAAATTACTTTCCAACCAAAGCTGGCGACATTTGAAATGGATATCATGGAAGAAATGGGCATTGAGGAGGAACGTACGCCGAAAAAAACTTATTGGTATTAA
- the LOC128864315 gene encoding uncharacterized protein LOC128864315, which translates to MMGCGSSVDTNSVIDEPIQSLERWQQGDMDPAAVVEEFVRLDEQISKLEEACPGPRMATAEAWVEHLQSQRDSLLGVDSLDPALNPQHSELLHQQQQQQQMNGEILTLNDIDAATPPPIHQPPLQPLSVTTARTTTMAKASRDLLQNGTLPRRNDAATKGIGNGARHVNNNIVANTPTQDLANLAINLGVVGDASKASTHEDFFANLSESALYLTSIRYYTEILEHIKVRLKTLTESYNELNELYVHHDGIIAFISGGTYMTRLEESLDSQLESARDVRDKLGSALEQWRICGTLMRASASSATQALKQWQQLTKAIDPKLKVQLALECRTSLQASLISVECAQLALPHVEIKHISNRQLLAVKHCNTYMITDIANLSRYQHTTKVFTSFESNISKASMWLYEMFNKTLRQDFNKAEETVRNLAKTLRDHREEIFTAARK; encoded by the exons ATGATGGGATGTGGTTCATCGGTGGATACAAATAGTGTAATTGACGAACCCATACAGAGCTTGGAGCGTTGGCAGCAGGGCGATATG GATCCGGCAGCCGTCGTTGAGGAATTCGTGCGCTTGGATGAGCAAATCAGCAAGCTAGAGGAGGCTTGTCCAGGTCCACGTATGGCCACCGCTGAAGCTTGGGTTGAACACTTGCAGTCGCAACGCGATTCATTGCTCGGTGTTGACAGCTTAGATCCGGCCTTGAATCCACAACACAGTGAGCTGTTgcatcagcagcaacagcaacaacaaatgaatGGTGAAATATTAACTTTAAATGACATCGATGCAGCAACGCCACCTCCCATACATCAGCCCCCATTACAACCACTGAGCGTTACTacagcaagaacaacaacaatggcaaaAGCAAGCAGAGACTTACTGCAAAATGGCACGCTGCCTCGCAGAAATGACGCCGCCACAAAGGGCATAGGCAATGGGGCACGACACGTTAATAACAACATCGTAGCGAATACACCCACTCAGGACTTGGCTAAT CTTGCCATCAATTTGGGTGTGGTTGGTGATGCTAGTAAGGCTTCCACTCATGAGGACTTTTTTGCCAACCTCAGCGAATCAGCTCTTTATTTGACGTCGATTCGATACTACACAGAAATACTGGAACACATTAAAGTGCGACTGAAAACCTTAACGGAGAGCTACAACGAATTAAATGAATTGTATGTACATCACGATGGAATTATAG CGTTCATCAGTGGCGGCACCTACATGACCCGTTTGGAAGAGAGTCTAGACTCACAGTTAGAGTCGGCGCGTGACGTGCGCGATAAGCTGGGCAGCGCATTGGAGCAATGGCGTATATGTGGCACGCTAATGCGTGCGAGTGCGAGTTCGGCGACGCAAGCGTTGAAGCAATGGCAGCAGCTGACAAAAGCCAT CGATCCAAAACTAAAAGTACAACTAGCGTTGGAGTGCCGCACTTCATTACAAGCATCCTTGATATCGGTTGAGTGTGCGCAGTTGGCGCTACCTCATGTGGAAATCAAACATATAAGCAATCGGCAACTGCTAGCAGTGAAGCATTGCAATACCTACATGATTACAGATATTGCAAATTTGTCAAG GTACCAGCATACGACTAAGGTATTTACCTCGTTTGAGAGTAATATCTCCAAGGCATCGATGTGGTTGTatgaaatgtttaataaaacctTACGCCAAGACTTCAATAAAGCCGAAGAGACAGTGCGCAATTTAGCAAAAACTTTAAGGGATCACAGAGAGGAAATTTTTACCGCAGCTCGCAAATAG